In Microbacterium esteraromaticum, the following proteins share a genomic window:
- a CDS encoding peptidylprolyl isomerase, with the protein MLLSPRLRRSLLALTAAAALALTGCASAPDAAEPGSSAPAPSSTATEASGTCSYPADGRPSEKKVEVPAEEPVETAEVPVTVTTGVGALKVTLDAAKTPCTVNSFLSLAEQGYFDGTTCHRLTTDGIFVLQCGDPSATGSGGPGYSFADELDGSETYEAGTLAMANAGPDTNGSQFFVVYADSQLPPNYTVFGHLDEKSTAIVADVAAAGTESGGPDGAPKTPVMIESVTKG; encoded by the coding sequence GTGCTTCTCTCACCCCGCCTCCGCCGCTCCCTGCTCGCCCTCACCGCCGCTGCCGCGCTCGCCCTGACGGGCTGCGCCTCGGCTCCGGATGCCGCAGAGCCGGGCTCATCGGCGCCTGCGCCGTCGTCGACGGCGACCGAGGCATCCGGAACCTGCTCGTACCCGGCCGACGGTCGTCCTTCGGAGAAGAAGGTCGAGGTTCCCGCTGAGGAGCCGGTCGAGACCGCCGAGGTTCCCGTCACCGTCACCACGGGTGTCGGGGCTCTGAAGGTCACGCTCGATGCGGCGAAGACGCCGTGCACCGTGAACAGCTTCCTCTCGCTCGCCGAGCAGGGCTACTTCGACGGCACCACCTGCCACCGGCTCACCACAGACGGCATCTTCGTGCTGCAGTGCGGCGACCCGAGCGCCACCGGATCGGGAGGCCCCGGATACTCGTTCGCCGACGAGCTCGACGGCTCCGAGACCTACGAGGCCGGCACGCTCGCGATGGCGAACGCCGGACCCGACACGAACGGCTCGCAGTTCTTCGTCGTCTACGCCGACAGCCAGCTGCCGCCGAACTACACCGTGTTCGGGCACCTCGATGAGAAGTCCACCGCGATCGTCGCCGACGTCGCGGCAGCCGGCACCGAGAGCGGCGGGCCCGACGGCGCACCGAAGACCCCGGTCATGATCGAGAGCGTCACGAAGGGCTGA
- a CDS encoding AMP-binding protein, with the protein MRLHPIDGGDAAAVRDALPAALDGEHPLALGFDPAPAEVVPDGTAVVIATSGSSGIPKRVVLSAAALRSSAEATAARIGFGQWMLALPAAYIAGVQVLGRSLLAGAEPVLLDGRFTADAFVRATAALRADADRFTSFVPAQLATMLDAAESRADVRDALTSYRAILIGGQALPARLRDRAAEVGVRIVRTYGSSETAGGCVYDGIPLDGVHLAEVDGEVRISGPMLADGYLGDSALTAQVFQTRDDGTRWYRTGDAGTVAPDGRLDITGRIDNVIISGGINVSLDRVERVVRSIPGLERAVVVGMRDDRWGETSVIVLEAGAGDVEAMFEEARALVAAEIGPHARPSQLDVVPELPTLASGKPDRETLRRMARD; encoded by the coding sequence GTGAGGCTGCATCCGATCGACGGCGGCGATGCCGCCGCGGTTCGGGATGCCCTTCCCGCCGCCCTCGACGGAGAGCATCCGCTCGCGCTCGGCTTCGACCCCGCGCCCGCCGAGGTCGTGCCCGACGGCACAGCCGTGGTCATCGCGACCTCCGGGTCGAGCGGCATCCCGAAGCGCGTCGTGCTCAGTGCCGCGGCCCTGCGGTCGAGCGCCGAGGCGACAGCCGCGCGGATCGGCTTCGGGCAGTGGATGCTGGCACTGCCCGCCGCGTACATCGCCGGCGTCCAAGTGCTCGGGCGCTCGCTTCTCGCCGGTGCCGAGCCGGTGCTTCTCGATGGGCGGTTCACGGCGGATGCCTTCGTGCGGGCGACCGCAGCGCTGCGCGCCGACGCCGACCGGTTCACCTCGTTCGTTCCGGCGCAGCTCGCCACGATGCTCGATGCAGCGGAGTCGCGAGCGGATGTGCGCGACGCCCTGACCTCGTACCGGGCGATCCTCATCGGCGGTCAGGCGCTGCCCGCGCGGTTACGCGACCGCGCGGCGGAGGTGGGGGTGCGGATCGTGCGCACCTACGGATCGAGCGAGACCGCCGGCGGGTGCGTGTACGACGGCATCCCGCTCGACGGGGTGCACCTGGCCGAGGTCGACGGCGAGGTGCGCATCAGCGGGCCGATGCTCGCCGACGGCTACCTCGGCGACTCCGCGCTCACCGCCCAGGTCTTCCAGACTCGTGACGACGGCACTCGCTGGTACCGCACCGGCGACGCGGGCACGGTGGCCCCCGACGGGCGCCTCGACATCACCGGCCGCATCGACAATGTGATCATCTCGGGTGGCATCAACGTGTCGCTCGATCGGGTCGAGAGGGTGGTGCGCAGCATCCCCGGTCTGGAGCGGGCCGTGGTCGTCGGCATGCGCGACGATCGCTGGGGCGAGACATCCGTGATCGTGCTCGAGGCCGGCGCAGGCGACGTCGAGGCGATGTTCGAAGAGGCCCGAGCGCTGGTCGCCGCCGAGATCGGTCCCCACGCGCGTCCTTCGCAGCTCGATGTCGTTCCCGAGCTGCCCACCCTGGCATCCGGCAAACCGGATCGAGAGACCCTGCGGCGGATGGCCCGCGACTGA
- a CDS encoding permease prefix domain 1-containing protein: MTATLTDRYITATVRSLPEALQTEVRDELRASIADAVDARTENGEPLEHAERAVLTELGDPGVLAAGYADRPLHLIGPKYYLTWWRLLKILLAVVPACAIGGVAIAQALSGANIGVVIGESIAIGLSVIVHVSFWTTLVFFVLERTGADTGARWSVDQLPEESHSGTARADLIASLVMLALFAGLLLWDQLRGWLPSDDAPMSILNPALWPWGIGALIALLVVEAGLALAVFARGRWTMTLAWINAAIAVCVMSLGLTALGRGVLFNPRFVDEVFVANGVGGDAVTVLAVLSSIAIVGITVGDMVDGWRKAARSRLAV; this comes from the coding sequence ATGACCGCCACATTGACCGATCGCTACATCACGGCGACCGTTCGGAGCCTGCCCGAGGCGCTGCAGACCGAGGTGCGAGACGAGCTCCGAGCCTCGATCGCGGATGCCGTCGACGCGCGCACCGAGAACGGCGAACCGCTCGAGCATGCCGAGCGCGCGGTGCTGACCGAGCTGGGTGACCCCGGCGTGCTCGCCGCGGGCTACGCTGACCGACCGCTGCACCTGATCGGGCCGAAGTACTACCTCACCTGGTGGCGGCTGCTGAAGATCCTGCTCGCCGTCGTACCGGCGTGCGCGATCGGCGGCGTCGCGATCGCCCAGGCGCTGAGCGGCGCGAACATCGGAGTGGTCATCGGCGAGTCGATCGCCATCGGGCTGTCGGTGATCGTGCACGTGTCGTTCTGGACGACCCTGGTCTTCTTCGTCCTGGAGCGCACCGGTGCTGACACCGGCGCACGATGGAGCGTCGACCAGCTGCCTGAGGAGTCGCACTCGGGCACCGCCCGCGCCGACCTCATCGCCTCTCTGGTGATGCTCGCGCTGTTCGCGGGTCTGCTGCTGTGGGATCAGCTGCGCGGCTGGCTGCCCTCCGACGATGCGCCCATGTCGATCCTCAATCCCGCCCTGTGGCCGTGGGGAATCGGAGCGCTGATCGCCCTGCTGGTCGTCGAGGCTGGCCTCGCCCTCGCCGTGTTCGCCCGTGGTCGATGGACGATGACGCTCGCGTGGATCAACGCCGCCATCGCGGTGTGCGTGATGAGCCTCGGGCTCACAGCGCTCGGGCGCGGCGTGCTGTTCAACCCGCGCTTCGTCGACGAGGTGTTCGTCGCCAACGGCGTCGGCGGCGACGCGGTCACCGTGCTGGCTGTGCTGAGCAGCATCGCGATCGTCGGCATCACTGTCGGCGACATGGTCGACGGCTGGCGCAAGGCCGCGCGCTCCCGGCTCGCCGTCTGA
- a CDS encoding o-succinylbenzoate synthase, whose translation MTPPLSDLLATARVVALPMNTRFRGVDTREALLFEGPQGWAEFSPFVEYEDAEAATWLAAAIDFAWHEQPAPLRDRIPVNATVPAVAAEAVAGVLTRFDGCRTAKVKVAERGQVLADDVARVRAVREHMGPEGRIRIDANAGWNVDEAEHAIHALAEFDLEYAEQPCATVAELAELRTRVKHMGIPIAADESVRKAEDPLAVARAGAADLIVIKAQPLGGIRRALGIVAEAGLPAVVSSALDTAVGLSQGAALAASLPALEYDCGLGTASLFAHDVADARPVGGSVSAARVVPDAAALARLEAPADRRAWWFERLERCHALLSARDAG comes from the coding sequence ATGACGCCGCCCCTCTCCGACCTGCTCGCCACGGCTCGCGTGGTCGCCCTGCCGATGAACACCCGCTTCCGCGGGGTCGACACGCGCGAAGCGCTGCTGTTCGAAGGCCCGCAGGGGTGGGCGGAGTTCTCGCCGTTCGTCGAGTACGAAGACGCCGAGGCGGCGACCTGGCTCGCAGCCGCCATCGACTTCGCCTGGCACGAGCAGCCCGCGCCGTTGCGCGACCGCATCCCCGTGAACGCCACGGTGCCGGCCGTCGCGGCCGAAGCCGTGGCGGGGGTGCTCACCCGCTTCGACGGATGCCGCACGGCCAAGGTCAAGGTCGCCGAGCGGGGCCAGGTGCTGGCCGACGACGTCGCGCGCGTGCGCGCGGTGCGCGAGCACATGGGGCCGGAGGGCCGGATCCGCATCGACGCGAACGCCGGCTGGAACGTCGATGAGGCCGAGCACGCGATCCACGCCCTCGCCGAGTTCGACCTCGAATACGCCGAGCAGCCCTGCGCGACCGTCGCCGAACTCGCTGAGCTTCGCACGCGGGTGAAGCACATGGGCATCCCGATCGCGGCCGACGAGAGCGTGCGCAAGGCCGAGGATCCTCTGGCCGTCGCCCGGGCCGGCGCCGCGGATCTCATCGTCATCAAGGCGCAGCCGCTCGGCGGCATCCGGCGAGCGCTCGGCATCGTCGCCGAGGCCGGCCTGCCCGCCGTGGTCTCGAGCGCGCTCGACACGGCGGTCGGCCTGTCTCAGGGCGCCGCGCTCGCGGCATCCCTTCCCGCGCTCGAGTACGACTGCGGGCTGGGCACCGCCTCGCTGTTCGCCCACGATGTCGCCGACGCCCGTCCGGTCGGCGGGTCGGTGTCGGCTGCGCGCGTGGTTCCGGATGCCGCCGCGCTCGCGCGCCTCGAGGCCCCTGCCGACCGGCGGGCATGGTGGTTCGAGCGCCTCGAGCGCTGCCACGCGCTGCTCAGCGCCAGAGATGCGGGCTAG
- a CDS encoding TetR/AcrR family transcriptional regulator encodes MTATRSRENTRARLLEAAQQVFAEVGLEGATVEAVCERAGFTRGAFYSNFESKDELFLMLAASVGETRLQAVRERVSTLVGENTLDECDPADLVQQIMDSGADDRVGVMMMSEIRIRALRDPAFGAAYLAQEDEMVRSIAAIIQEIIDAGQITLRISADEAARLLMIVWEGMTVRGAIGGRDSVSLRRAGSDALGRMVELMRS; translated from the coding sequence ATGACCGCGACACGCAGCCGCGAGAACACCCGCGCCCGCCTGCTCGAGGCGGCGCAGCAGGTGTTCGCCGAGGTCGGCCTCGAGGGCGCGACCGTCGAAGCAGTGTGCGAGCGCGCCGGATTCACGCGCGGTGCCTTCTACTCCAACTTCGAGTCGAAGGACGAACTGTTCCTCATGCTCGCGGCTTCGGTCGGCGAGACCCGGCTGCAGGCCGTGCGCGAGCGCGTCTCGACGCTGGTCGGCGAGAACACGCTCGACGAGTGCGATCCGGCAGACCTCGTGCAGCAGATCATGGACTCGGGCGCAGACGACCGCGTCGGGGTCATGATGATGAGCGAGATCCGCATCCGCGCCCTGCGAGACCCCGCGTTCGGCGCCGCCTACCTCGCACAGGAGGACGAGATGGTGCGCAGCATCGCCGCCATCATCCAGGAGATCATCGATGCCGGTCAGATCACGCTGCGCATCAGCGCCGACGAGGCGGCCCGCCTGCTCATGATCGTGTGGGAGGGCATGACCGTGCGCGGGGCGATCGGGGGCCGGGACTCGGTCAGCCTGCGCCGCGCGGGCAGCGATGCGCTCGGCCGCATGGTCGAGCTGATGCGCAGCTAG
- a CDS encoding efflux RND transporter permease subunit — MSTLLSTLGRWSFRHPWRVLVAWLIVLGVAGGGAVALGAGTDNTFSIPGTESQAGLEQLSRTFPQVSGTNAQFIVVAADGDDITDAAYRDDIEDTVDSLERFDGVLAVTSPYDENITGMVNAEKTAAIVRLQFEGQSTDVPASVKEDLQNQVDELAASLPDSSQAALGGDLFATSIPTVTITEAIGLLIALLVLIVTFRSFVVAGLPLLTAVLGVGISMAGIFAATAFATVSSTTPLLALMLGLAVGIDYALFIVARHQDQVRDGIDPEESAARAVGTAGSAVVFAGITVLIALIGLGFAGIPFLTTMGIAASVAVAIAVAISVTLTPALLGFLKGRVAGRPRRRRSASAAADDDQQRRDGAARDAAPRPTFSRRWVDAITKRPVIIATAVIVGLGIVAIPALSLNLALPNAGVLPKGSEARVSYDLTADEFGPGFNGPLILTGTIVTSTDPLNLMQDLGDEVEKLPGVREVALATPNETADTGIVQIIPETAPDDPATSDLVRELRSHHDEWLDEYGIDLKVTGFTAVAIDISDQLGAALLPFGIFVIGLSLILLAIVFRSIWVPVTAAIGYLLSIVAAFGVVAAVFEWGWFADALHVARTGPIISFMPIVLMGVLFGLAMDYQVFLVSRMREDFVHARGSGRAEAVEAVRSGFSGTARVVTAAALIMFAVFVAFVPEGDSSLKPIALGLAAGIAIDAFLVRMTLIPAVMAILGERAWRIPRWMQRVLPHVDIEGEAVERERALDGWPGDGSVVAADDLVVDAAGIDGAHLRLAPGASLIVAGAGTSALRTLALVLAGRVKPDAGRLRVSGHLLPGRAAWVRAHVGVVLFDQPDASAQLAEALRGQPALVILDGVDRLSASDRDQLAARLRDAGDGLAVLLTTPHPDAAQHLLLDAGRALASVTDLRESAELPTSDSTEVTA, encoded by the coding sequence GTGTCCACCCTTCTCTCCACGCTCGGGCGCTGGTCGTTCCGGCATCCGTGGCGCGTACTCGTCGCCTGGCTGATCGTGCTGGGCGTCGCCGGCGGCGGCGCTGTCGCGCTCGGCGCGGGAACCGACAACACCTTCTCCATCCCCGGCACAGAATCACAGGCGGGTCTCGAGCAGCTCTCGCGAACCTTCCCGCAGGTCAGCGGCACGAATGCGCAGTTCATCGTGGTCGCGGCAGATGGCGATGACATCACCGATGCCGCCTACCGCGACGACATCGAAGACACCGTCGACAGCCTCGAGCGCTTCGACGGCGTGCTCGCGGTCACCTCGCCGTACGACGAGAACATCACCGGCATGGTCAACGCCGAGAAGACTGCAGCCATCGTGCGCCTGCAGTTCGAAGGCCAGTCGACCGATGTGCCGGCGAGCGTGAAAGAAGACCTGCAGAACCAGGTCGACGAGCTCGCGGCCTCGCTGCCCGACAGCTCGCAGGCCGCTCTCGGCGGCGACCTCTTCGCGACCTCGATCCCGACGGTCACGATCACCGAGGCGATCGGCCTGCTGATCGCGCTTCTCGTGCTGATCGTCACGTTCCGCTCGTTCGTCGTCGCCGGCCTCCCCCTGCTGACCGCAGTGCTCGGCGTCGGCATCTCGATGGCCGGCATCTTCGCCGCCACCGCCTTCGCCACCGTCTCGTCGACCACTCCCCTGCTCGCGCTCATGCTCGGACTCGCGGTCGGCATCGACTACGCGCTATTCATCGTCGCCAGGCACCAGGACCAGGTGCGCGACGGCATCGATCCCGAGGAATCCGCTGCGCGCGCGGTCGGCACGGCCGGCTCGGCGGTGGTCTTCGCCGGCATCACCGTGCTGATCGCCCTGATCGGACTCGGGTTCGCGGGCATCCCGTTCCTGACCACGATGGGTATCGCCGCCTCGGTCGCCGTCGCGATCGCCGTGGCCATCTCGGTGACCCTCACTCCGGCGCTGCTCGGGTTCCTGAAGGGCCGCGTCGCCGGCCGGCCTCGGCGCCGGCGTTCCGCTTCGGCCGCTGCCGACGACGACCAGCAGAGGCGAGATGGCGCCGCCCGGGATGCCGCTCCGCGCCCCACGTTCTCGCGCCGCTGGGTCGACGCGATCACGAAGCGCCCCGTCATCATCGCCACTGCGGTCATCGTCGGACTCGGCATCGTCGCGATCCCCGCGCTCAGCCTCAACCTCGCACTGCCCAACGCCGGCGTGCTCCCGAAGGGGTCCGAGGCGCGCGTCAGCTACGACCTCACCGCCGACGAGTTCGGCCCCGGCTTCAACGGCCCGCTGATCCTCACCGGCACGATCGTCACCTCCACCGACCCGCTGAACCTCATGCAGGACCTCGGCGACGAGGTCGAGAAACTGCCCGGCGTGCGCGAGGTGGCCCTCGCCACTCCGAACGAGACCGCCGATACGGGCATCGTGCAGATCATCCCCGAGACGGCGCCCGACGACCCGGCGACCAGCGACCTCGTGCGCGAACTGCGCTCACACCACGACGAGTGGCTCGACGAGTACGGCATCGACCTGAAGGTCACAGGCTTCACCGCCGTCGCGATCGACATCTCCGACCAGCTGGGCGCCGCGCTTCTGCCGTTCGGCATCTTCGTGATCGGCCTCTCGCTGATCCTGCTCGCGATCGTGTTCCGCTCGATCTGGGTGCCGGTCACTGCGGCGATCGGATACCTGCTGTCGATCGTCGCCGCGTTCGGCGTCGTCGCCGCGGTGTTCGAGTGGGGCTGGTTCGCGGATGCCCTGCACGTGGCGCGCACCGGACCGATCATCAGCTTCATGCCGATCGTGCTCATGGGCGTGCTGTTCGGACTCGCGATGGACTATCAGGTCTTCCTCGTCTCTCGCATGCGCGAGGACTTCGTGCATGCCCGTGGATCCGGCCGCGCTGAGGCCGTCGAGGCCGTGCGCTCTGGTTTCTCCGGCACCGCGCGCGTCGTCACGGCCGCGGCGCTCATCATGTTCGCCGTGTTCGTCGCATTCGTGCCCGAGGGCGACTCGTCACTGAAGCCCATCGCGCTCGGACTCGCCGCGGGCATCGCGATCGACGCCTTCCTCGTGCGCATGACGCTGATTCCCGCGGTCATGGCAATCCTCGGCGAGCGCGCCTGGCGGATCCCGCGCTGGATGCAGCGCGTCCTCCCCCACGTCGACATCGAAGGCGAGGCGGTCGAGCGCGAGCGGGCGCTGGACGGGTGGCCGGGTGATGGCAGCGTCGTCGCCGCCGACGACCTCGTCGTCGACGCGGCCGGAATCGACGGTGCGCACCTGCGGCTCGCCCCCGGTGCGTCGCTGATCGTGGCCGGCGCAGGCACCAGCGCGCTGCGCACGCTGGCGCTCGTTCTGGCCGGGCGGGTGAAACCGGATGCCGGGAGGCTGCGAGTCAGCGGCCATCTGCTGCCCGGCCGTGCGGCGTGGGTGCGCGCCCACGTCGGGGTGGTGCTGTTCGATCAGCCGGATGCTTCCGCTCAGCTCGCCGAGGCCCTGCGCGGTCAGCCCGCACTCGTGATCCTCGACGGTGTCGACCGCCTCTCCGCCTCCGACCGGGATCAGCTCGCCGCGCGCCTGCGAGACGCCGGCGACGGTCTCGCGGTACTGCTCACAACTCCCCACCCGGATGCCGCGCAGCACCTGCTGCTCGATGCCGGCCGCGCGCTGGCATCCGTCACCGACCTGCGCGAGAGCGCCGAACTCCCGACCTCCGACTCGACCGAGGTGACCGCATGA
- a CDS encoding class I SAM-dependent methyltransferase, producing the protein MAVYTHGHHDSVLRSHNTRTVDNSAAYLAPHLSAGAHLLDIGAGPGTITVDFASRVGRVTATEISDGALGLSRALASERGIANIDFSVEDVHALGFADDTFDIVHAHQVLQHVGDPVQALREMRRVAKPGGIVAARDADYAGFIWFPLLPELDEWLRLYREAARLNGGEPDAGRRLLQWARAAGFSDITATASTWCYATPAEREWWGGMWADRILQSALAVQLEREGLATRSQLQQISDAWRAWASDGDGWYLVPHGEILCRA; encoded by the coding sequence ATGGCCGTCTACACGCATGGGCACCACGATTCGGTGCTGCGATCGCACAACACCCGCACCGTCGACAATTCGGCCGCCTACCTCGCACCGCACCTGTCGGCCGGCGCGCACCTGCTCGACATCGGGGCGGGGCCAGGCACGATCACGGTCGACTTCGCGAGCCGGGTGGGTCGCGTCACGGCGACCGAGATCTCCGACGGCGCCCTCGGCCTCTCGCGCGCGCTGGCCTCTGAGCGCGGCATCGCGAACATCGACTTCTCGGTCGAAGACGTGCACGCGCTGGGCTTCGCCGACGACACCTTCGACATCGTGCACGCGCACCAGGTGCTGCAGCACGTGGGCGACCCGGTGCAGGCGCTGCGCGAGATGCGCCGTGTCGCGAAGCCGGGCGGTATCGTCGCCGCCCGCGATGCCGACTACGCCGGATTCATCTGGTTTCCGCTGCTGCCCGAACTCGATGAATGGCTGAGACTGTATCGCGAGGCCGCGCGACTGAACGGCGGAGAGCCCGACGCGGGGCGCCGCCTGCTGCAGTGGGCGCGAGCCGCAGGCTTCAGCGACATCACCGCCACCGCCTCGACCTGGTGCTACGCCACCCCGGCCGAGCGCGAGTGGTGGGGCGGGATGTGGGCAGACCGCATCCTGCAGTCCGCGCTCGCGGTGCAGCTCGAGCGCGAGGGGCTCGCGACCCGGTCGCAGCTGCAGCAGATCAGCGATGCGTGGCGCGCCTGGGCGTCCGACGGCGACGGCTGGTACCTCGTGCCCCACGGCGAGATCCTCTGCCGCGCGTGA
- a CDS encoding GNAT family N-acetyltransferase, whose product MSYAVQIRRVDPFDIAEHDLWWWAYAEAKRTDMGENALIWTLEESRAEMQQRSATTERRTYVAVHGGSVVGGGSLALPLKDNQHSAAVGVTVPPAHRRQGVGTALLAHIEAEAAASGRTTLRAETAWPASAPDAGAGEPGIEFARTHGYALALGDVQNRLTLPVDPAAIDALSAQAPAPGYDIRSWIGPVPDELVAEWAALDAILDTEAPTGELDIEAASADVEDYRADEAMQAAQGRTSFGTVALAANGRIAAYTQIVVSSDDGNAYQWGTLVRREDRGHRLGMRIKLENLRMLQRHSPETPRIYTYNAESNEHMLAVNARLGFEATGRLGELQKRLG is encoded by the coding sequence ATGAGTTACGCCGTGCAGATCCGCCGCGTCGACCCTTTCGACATCGCTGAGCACGACCTGTGGTGGTGGGCGTACGCCGAGGCGAAGCGTACGGACATGGGCGAGAACGCGCTCATCTGGACCCTGGAGGAGAGCCGCGCCGAGATGCAGCAGCGCTCGGCCACCACCGAGCGCCGCACCTACGTCGCCGTGCACGGCGGCTCGGTGGTCGGCGGCGGATCCCTCGCACTCCCACTCAAAGACAACCAGCATTCGGCAGCCGTCGGCGTCACTGTCCCGCCCGCGCACCGCCGGCAGGGCGTCGGCACGGCACTGCTCGCCCACATCGAGGCCGAGGCCGCGGCATCCGGACGCACGACGCTGCGTGCTGAGACGGCATGGCCCGCATCCGCACCGGACGCCGGCGCAGGCGAGCCCGGAATCGAGTTCGCTCGCACCCACGGTTACGCACTCGCGCTCGGCGACGTGCAGAACCGTCTCACCCTGCCCGTCGACCCGGCCGCGATAGACGCACTGTCGGCCCAGGCCCCCGCGCCCGGATACGACATCCGCAGCTGGATCGGCCCAGTGCCCGACGAGCTCGTCGCCGAGTGGGCGGCACTCGACGCCATTCTCGACACCGAGGCGCCGACCGGCGAGCTCGATATCGAGGCCGCATCGGCCGACGTCGAGGACTACCGCGCCGACGAGGCGATGCAGGCGGCCCAGGGGCGCACGTCGTTCGGCACCGTGGCGCTCGCCGCCAACGGCCGCATCGCGGCATACACGCAGATCGTGGTCTCGAGCGACGACGGCAACGCCTACCAGTGGGGCACCCTGGTACGGCGAGAAGACCGCGGGCACCGGCTCGGCATGCGCATCAAGCTGGAGAACCTGCGGATGCTGCAGCGACACTCGCCCGAGACCCCGCGCATCTACACCTACAACGCCGAGTCGAACGAGCACATGCTGGCCGTCAACGCCCGGCTCGGGTTCGAGGCCACCGGCCGACTCGGCGAACTGCAGAAGCGGCTCGGCTGA
- a CDS encoding 1,4-dihydroxy-2-naphthoyl-CoA synthase: protein MTADFVSDIFDPSEWTLAPGAEDYTDITAHVSRDGGVARIAFDRPEVRNAFRPHTVDELYRALDIARQDPRIGAVLLTGNGPSPKDGGWAFCSGGDQRIRGRDGYKYSESTTEVHDTARAGRLHILEVQRLIRFMPKVVIAVVPGGAAGGGHSLHVVCDLTIASAEHGRFKQTDADVGSFDAGYGSAYMARQTGQKIAREVFFLAEEYSAQRAYEMGAVNRVVPHAELEREALAMARTVLTKSPTAIRMLKFAFNAVDDGMVGQQVFAGEATRLAYGTDEAVEGRDSFLQKRDPDWSPFPYHF from the coding sequence GTGACCGCTGATTTCGTCTCCGACATCTTCGACCCGTCCGAGTGGACCCTCGCGCCCGGCGCCGAGGACTACACCGACATCACCGCGCACGTGTCGCGAGACGGCGGCGTCGCGCGCATCGCGTTCGACCGTCCCGAGGTGCGCAACGCGTTCCGTCCGCACACGGTCGACGAGCTGTACAGGGCGCTCGACATCGCCCGCCAGGATCCGCGCATCGGCGCCGTCCTGCTCACCGGCAACGGGCCGAGCCCGAAGGACGGCGGCTGGGCGTTCTGCTCGGGCGGCGACCAGCGCATCCGCGGCCGTGACGGCTACAAGTACAGCGAGTCGACGACCGAGGTGCACGACACGGCCCGCGCGGGACGGCTGCACATCCTCGAGGTGCAGCGCCTGATCCGGTTCATGCCCAAGGTCGTCATCGCGGTCGTCCCCGGAGGGGCGGCCGGCGGCGGGCACTCGCTGCACGTGGTGTGCGATCTGACGATCGCGAGTGCCGAGCACGGCCGCTTCAAGCAGACGGATGCCGACGTCGGCAGCTTCGACGCCGGTTACGGCTCTGCGTACATGGCCCGCCAGACGGGGCAGAAGATCGCCCGCGAGGTGTTCTTCCTCGCCGAGGAGTACTCGGCTCAGCGCGCATACGAGATGGGCGCCGTCAATCGCGTCGTGCCGCACGCCGAGCTCGAGCGCGAGGCGCTGGCGATGGCGCGGACCGTGCTGACGAAGTCGCCCACCGCCATCCGCATGCTGAAGTTCGCCTTCAACGCCGTCGATGACGGCATGGTCGGCCAGCAGGTGTTCGCCGGCGAGGCCACGCGGCTCGCCTACGGCACAGACGAGGCCGTCGAGGGACGCGACTCGTTCCTGCAGAAGCGCGACCCCGACTGGTCGCCGTTCCCGTACCACTTCTGA
- a CDS encoding PadR family transcriptional regulator, whose product MDETEFDGHLQELRRGTIVLASLQLLRTPGYGYGLLEQLASAGFPTDANTLYPLLRRLEKQGYLESEWNTDEARPRKFYRTSEAGIRLATTLTQEVAAIAAATAALREEEN is encoded by the coding sequence ATGGACGAGACAGAGTTCGACGGACACCTGCAGGAGCTGCGGCGCGGCACCATCGTGCTCGCCAGCCTGCAGCTGCTGCGCACGCCCGGCTACGGGTACGGGCTGCTGGAGCAGTTGGCATCCGCCGGATTTCCGACCGACGCGAACACGCTCTACCCGCTGCTGCGTCGCCTCGAGAAGCAGGGCTATCTCGAGAGCGAGTGGAACACCGACGAGGCGAGACCCCGCAAGTTCTACCGCACCTCCGAGGCGGGCATCCGCCTCGCCACCACGTTGACTCAGGAGGTCGCAGCCATCGCCGCCGCGACCGCCGCGCTCCGCGAAGAGGAGAACTGA